One Halobaculum roseum DNA segment encodes these proteins:
- a CDS encoding Rieske 2Fe-2S domain-containing protein — protein sequence MSADDDKYPGESGRRRFVKGVVGGAALAGVGATGSAAVNSLTTSPGRGGGATEAMAIENTAGPAPRGMPQVPIEIQSDGTIQGVWPEVSQETVQGQTINVAEMDLGGKTYSSEWFQYCGVETYQGIQPTYESDNVFYVGGAPGFEWQNELEPGTALNISMFDDYETWGNGVGVDGIGKPGTANWRSQDTEDTIPVNVLRSTIIEQLAENGQAPAPDQREPYTVTSDVQQWLQASTSQGVIAWLNKCTHFCCVPGFKAEGGTKFNASNEVYCPCHQSVYEPFSIVPTLFTARPRPDE from the coding sequence ATGAGCGCAGACGACGACAAGTACCCCGGCGAGTCCGGCCGTCGCCGGTTCGTCAAGGGCGTCGTGGGCGGAGCGGCCCTCGCGGGCGTCGGGGCCACCGGGTCGGCTGCCGTCAACAGCCTCACCACCTCCCCGGGACGCGGCGGGGGTGCCACCGAGGCGATGGCGATCGAGAACACCGCGGGGCCGGCGCCGCGCGGCATGCCGCAGGTCCCCATCGAGATCCAAAGCGACGGGACGATCCAGGGCGTCTGGCCGGAGGTGAGCCAGGAGACGGTGCAGGGCCAGACCATCAACGTCGCCGAGATGGATCTGGGCGGCAAGACGTACTCCTCGGAGTGGTTCCAGTACTGCGGCGTCGAGACGTATCAGGGCATCCAGCCGACCTACGAGTCGGACAACGTCTTCTACGTCGGCGGCGCCCCCGGCTTCGAGTGGCAGAACGAGCTCGAACCCGGCACCGCCCTCAACATCAGCATGTTCGACGACTACGAGACGTGGGGCAACGGGGTCGGCGTCGACGGCATCGGCAAGCCCGGCACCGCCAACTGGCGCTCCCAGGACACCGAGGACACGATCCCGGTGAACGTCCTCCGGTCGACGATCATCGAGCAGCTCGCGGAGAACGGGCAGGCGCCCGCCCCGGACCAGAGGGAGCCGTACACCGTCACCTCGGACGTCCAGCAGTGGCTCCAGGCGTCGACCTCCCAGGGCGTCATCGCGTGGCTCAACAAGTGTACCCACTTCTGTTGCGTGCCCGGCTTCAAGGCCGAGGGCGGCACGAAGTTCAACGCCTCCAACGAGGTGTACTGTCCGTGTCACCAGTCGGTGTACGAGCCGTTCAGCATCGTCCCGACGCTGTTCACCGCGCGCCCGCGCCCCGACGAGTAG
- the trpD gene encoding anthranilate phosphoribosyltransferase — translation MSIQDHIERVTEGEDLSVAEAREASTAVFEGATEAQIGALLAGLRAKGETEAEIAGFAQGMREAARTIEPDAGPLVDTCGTGGDDYDTINVSTTSAIVAAGAGVTVAKHGNYSVSSSSGSADVLEVAGVEVDAEPPAVEDAIERDGIGFMLATVFHPAMKAVIGPRQDLGMRTIFNVLGPLTNPAGADAQVLGVYDPDLVPVIAESLTHMPVERALVVHGDGADEIGLHGPTTVAEVDGDEVTEFTLTPQDIGLEPAPVADIAGGTPEENAEDLTGIVRGDVAGPKRDVILANAGAAIYVAGLADSIEEGTEVAANAIDEGDAAATFEALRS, via the coding sequence ATGAGTATACAGGATCACATCGAGCGCGTGACCGAGGGGGAGGACCTGAGCGTCGCGGAGGCGCGCGAGGCGTCGACGGCGGTGTTCGAGGGGGCGACCGAGGCGCAGATCGGCGCGTTGCTCGCGGGGTTGCGCGCGAAAGGCGAGACGGAGGCCGAGATCGCCGGGTTCGCGCAGGGGATGCGCGAGGCCGCGCGGACGATCGAGCCCGACGCCGGCCCGCTCGTCGACACCTGCGGCACCGGCGGCGACGACTACGACACGATCAACGTCTCGACCACGTCGGCGATCGTCGCCGCCGGGGCGGGCGTCACCGTCGCCAAGCACGGCAACTACTCCGTCTCCTCGTCGTCGGGCTCGGCGGACGTGCTGGAGGTAGCGGGCGTCGAGGTCGACGCCGAGCCGCCGGCCGTCGAGGACGCCATCGAGCGCGACGGCATCGGCTTCATGCTCGCGACGGTGTTCCACCCCGCGATGAAGGCCGTCATCGGCCCGCGCCAGGATCTCGGGATGCGGACGATCTTCAACGTCCTCGGGCCGCTCACCAACCCCGCGGGCGCCGACGCGCAGGTGCTCGGCGTGTACGACCCGGATCTCGTCCCGGTCATCGCCGAGTCGCTCACGCACATGCCCGTCGAGCGCGCGCTCGTCGTCCACGGCGACGGCGCCGACGAGATCGGCCTCCACGGTCCGACGACGGTCGCCGAGGTCGACGGCGACGAGGTCACCGAGTTCACGCTCACGCCCCAGGACATCGGGCTGGAGCCCGCACCCGTCGCGGACATCGCCGGCGGCACGCCCGAGGAGAACGCCGAGGACCTGACCGGGATCGTCCGCGGCGACGTGGCCGGCCCGAAGCGTGACGTGATCCTCGCGAACGCGGGCGCCGCGATCTACGTCGCCGGCCTCGCCGACTCGATCGAGGAGGGAACCGAGGTGGCGGCGAACGCCATCGACGAGGGCGACGCCGCCGCGACGTTCGAGGCGCTCCGGAGCTGA
- a CDS encoding phosphoribosylanthranilate isomerase, producing MVRVKICGVTNGADLRAVADAGADAVGVISEVSVDTPREVDLAQAADLLSMAPPLLTTVLVTMPETPEDAVDAVRTVTPDVVQLHGEFSPEEIGYIRAETETKVVPVVDYDEPDRARKLDEAADALLVDSTDEDGGGGTGKTGDWTAAADLRRELVSPVILAGGLTPENVADAAATVEPFGVDVASGVERSPGAKDHAAVSRFVRNAGRALGEAEEVYE from the coding sequence ATGGTCCGCGTGAAGATCTGCGGCGTCACCAACGGCGCCGACCTCCGCGCGGTCGCCGACGCCGGCGCCGACGCCGTCGGCGTCATCTCCGAGGTGTCGGTCGACACCCCCCGCGAGGTGGACCTCGCGCAGGCGGCGGACCTGCTGTCGATGGCGCCGCCGTTGCTCACGACGGTGCTCGTCACGATGCCCGAGACGCCCGAGGACGCCGTCGACGCCGTCCGGACCGTGACGCCCGACGTGGTCCAGCTCCACGGCGAGTTCTCGCCCGAGGAGATCGGCTACATCCGCGCGGAGACCGAGACGAAGGTCGTCCCGGTCGTCGACTACGACGAGCCCGACCGCGCGCGGAAACTGGACGAGGCCGCCGACGCGCTGCTGGTCGACTCCACCGACGAGGACGGCGGCGGCGGCACCGGGAAGACGGGTGACTGGACGGCCGCGGCCGACCTGCGCCGAGAGCTCGTCTCCCCCGTGATCCTCGCCGGGGGGCTAACCCCCGAGAACGTCGCCGACGCCGCCGCGACCGTCGAGCCGTTCGGCGTCGACGTCGCCAGCGGCGTCGAGCGCTCGCCCGGCGCGAAGGACCACGCGGCCGTCTCGCGGTTCGTCCGCAACGCCGGGCGCGCGCTCGGCGAGGCCGAGGAGGTGTACGAGTGA